From the genome of Nocardia sp. NBC_01503, one region includes:
- a CDS encoding lipase family protein, protein MRIRLHTRAHRIRLRATVLTAAALAVAPAVSAAGPVYPIADPDPFYAAPADVGDHQPGDVLAVRPMPALAAFPDTDITLVEFRSTNSTGQPIAATTTVLSPRNRRADAPLLSLQQIINGLGAQCAVSRVLYTDDPNLMVREAPAWNVVLKRGWSLALPDHLGPHFAYGAAKLGGQITLDGIRAAQRVSELKVQHSPVAMAGYSGGGMATAWAAALAPTYAPELHLAGAAMGGVPMNLVSMLEGMGLGSHPAFGLAMAAGLGLEREYPDRFPLSSQLNDRGLAIRDKLANSCTNDILAAGAGVGAMDVAKTTVMTQDPQARAVLEENSLQMYRGVPNIPVFEWHSPIDGLIPIDAVVDTMHRYCAAGVPVWSEQEPVPDHLTAAVLGLPAALSWLDARLNGAPVVSNCG, encoded by the coding sequence ATGAGGATTCGACTACACACCCGCGCGCATCGAATACGCCTGCGCGCAACGGTATTGACGGCGGCCGCATTGGCCGTCGCCCCGGCGGTATCCGCCGCCGGACCCGTCTACCCGATCGCGGACCCGGACCCGTTCTACGCCGCCCCCGCAGATGTGGGCGATCATCAACCCGGTGACGTGCTGGCCGTGCGGCCCATGCCCGCGCTGGCCGCGTTTCCGGATACCGACATCACCCTGGTGGAGTTCCGGTCCACCAACTCGACCGGTCAGCCGATCGCGGCCACCACCACGGTGCTGTCACCGCGCAATCGGCGCGCCGACGCGCCGCTGCTGTCACTGCAGCAGATCATCAACGGTCTGGGCGCGCAGTGCGCGGTCTCGCGTGTGCTCTACACCGACGACCCGAATCTGATGGTGCGCGAGGCCCCCGCCTGGAATGTGGTCCTGAAACGCGGCTGGAGTCTGGCGCTCCCCGATCACCTCGGCCCCCACTTCGCCTATGGCGCAGCCAAACTCGGCGGTCAGATCACCCTCGACGGTATTCGCGCGGCCCAGCGCGTATCCGAGTTGAAGGTGCAGCACAGTCCCGTCGCCATGGCCGGCTACTCCGGCGGTGGTATGGCGACCGCGTGGGCGGCGGCCCTGGCGCCGACCTACGCCCCCGAACTGCATCTGGCGGGCGCGGCCATGGGTGGAGTGCCGATGAACCTGGTATCGATGCTGGAGGGGATGGGTTTGGGCAGCCATCCGGCCTTCGGCCTGGCCATGGCGGCGGGTCTGGGGTTGGAGCGTGAGTACCCGGACCGCTTCCCGCTCAGCTCGCAACTCAATGACCGCGGCCTGGCCATTCGCGACAAGCTCGCCAACAGCTGCACCAACGATATTCTCGCCGCCGGCGCCGGTGTGGGCGCGATGGATGTCGCCAAGACCACCGTGATGACGCAGGATCCGCAGGCCCGCGCGGTGCTGGAGGAGAACAGTCTGCAGATGTACCGGGGTGTGCCGAATATTCCTGTGTTCGAATGGCATTCGCCGATAGACGGGCTCATACCGATCGATGCGGTGGTGGACACCATGCACCGCTACTGCGCGGCCGGTGTGCCGGTGTGGTCGGAGCAGGAGCCGGTGCCCGATCATCTGACCGCGGCGGTGCTCGGCCTGCCGGCCGCGCTGTCCTGGCTGGACGCGCGGCTCAATGGCGCACCGGTGGTGAGCAATTGCGGGTAG